In the Leishmania mexicana MHOM/GT/2001/U1103 complete genome, chromosome 34 genome, CGTTTTTCAGGCGTCGCGGCCTCGCAGTCGCGCTTGTGGCGGCGTGTCGCACCCTATACACTGCACCGCACCTCAGCGCCGGCGATGCTTGCAATGACTCAGGGCAGCTGTCTCGGCATGGGtggctgcgcagcggtgacgcAGCGGCGTTCCGCAACCACGGACTCGCATACTGGCGCTTCCGTAGTCCTTGTGGACCCCGAAAAGGCCGCTCATGAGCGTGATCGCATTGCTCGCGGCCTGCTCACCACCAACTTCCCCGAGTTGCACGTCAACCAGCGCTCGGTGCTACTGTACAAGGACGTGATGCACACAGTGCCGTACACGCTCACCATCGCTGTAGACGGCAACGTCACTCGCCAAGATGCGGATCCTGTCGTCAAGGCAATTCTGAGCGACTGTTTCGCGATGGTGGACAAGCACCTCAACTCCTTTAACCCGGACAGCGAGGTGTCGCAGGTCAACAGGATGCCGgtgggagagaagcacgTCATGTCGAAGCACCTCTTCGAGGTGGTCAAGTGCTGCGAGGAGGTCTACAACATTAGCGGCAGCTGCTTTGAcccggccgcagcaccgctggtGCACAAGCTGCGCGATGCCGCTTGCCGGCACGACTCCACCGCGGAGGACTTCGCCATCACTTCGGAGGAAGCGGGGCGTTTCACCCTGACAAGCAGCTTTGCCATCGACATCAAAGAAGGGACCATCGCGCGCAAGCACGAAGAGGCGATGCTAGACCTGGGTGGCCTGAACAAGGGCTACACCGTTGACTGCGTGGTGGATCAGCTGAATGCAGCCAATTTTGCCGACGTGCTGTTCGAGTGGGGCGGCGACTGCCGCGCCTCGGGTGTGaacgcgcagcgccagccgtGGGCAGTCGGCGTTGTGCGTCCGCCATCGGTCGACGAGATCCTCGCGGCTGCCAAGTCCGGCAAGTCAGTGACGATGAATGCGCACAGCCTTGGGGATCACACGGATGAATCGGCGCAGTCGACGTCGGCCGCCGACGGGGCAGCCAAGGCTGAGCAAAGGGCGCTCCTGCGCGTCATGTCGCTCAGCAACGAGGCACTCTGCACGAGCGGCGACTACGAGAACGTCCTCTTCGCCAGCGCGCTTGGCCGTGCTCTCTCAAGCACATACAACTGgagtcgccgctgcctcatCGAACCCTGCCAAAACGGACTGGCCCAGGTTACCGTCAAGTGCTACTCGTGCCTGTACGCCGACGCACTCGCCACGGCGAGCTTCGTGAAGCGCGACcccgtgcgcgtgcggtACATTCTCGAGCACTACCGCCACGATTACAACCGCGTGACCGACTACGCCGCCTACACGCGTgagggggagcggctggCGCACATGTACGAGATCGCGCACGAGAGCCCGGCCTGTCGGATAGAGCGCATTGCCggctcgctgccggcgcgtGTTGTTGTgatcggcggcggccttgCCGGTTGCGCGGCCGCCATTGAGGCAGTGAGCTGCGGCGCTACCGTCATTCTCCTGGAGAAGGAACCCCGGCTGGGTGGCAATAGCGCTAAAGCCACCTCTGGCATCAATGGCTGGGGCACCCGCACGCAGGCCGTGAATCACGTCCTGGACAACTGCAAGTTTTTTGAGCGGGACACTTTCCTCTCCGGCGAGGGTGGTCACTGCGACCCTGGGCTCGTGCGCACCCTCTCTGTAAAATCCGCTGAAGCGATTAGCTGGCTCGAGTCCTTCGGCATCCCGCTAACCGTCCTCTACCAGCTCGGTGGTGCGAGCCGTaggcgctgccaccgcgcgccGGATCAGAAGGACGGCACTCCGGTCCCCGTTGGGTTCACGATCATGCGTCACCTGGAGGACTACATCCGCACTAAGCTGCAAGGCAAGGTGACGATCTTGAACGAGATGGAGGTGGTGAGCCTCATGCACGACGTGAGCGCGATGCCGGACGGAAACCGCGAGATTCACGTGCATGGTGTCCGCTATAA is a window encoding:
- a CDS encoding NADH-dependent fumarate reductase-like protein — its product is MGGCAAVTQRRSATTDSHTGASVVLVDPEKAAHERDRIARGLLTTNFPELHVNQRSVLLYKDVMHTVPYTLTIAVDGNVTRQDADPVVKAILSDCFAMVDKHLNSFNPDSEVSQVNRMPVGEKHVMSKHLFEVVKCCEEVYNISGSCFDPAAAPLVHKLRDAACRHDSTAEDFAITSEEAGRFTLTSSFAIDIKEGTIARKHEEAMLDLGGLNKGYTVDCVVDQLNAANFADVLFEWGGDCRASGVNAQRQPWAVGVVRPPSVDEILAAAKSGKSVTMNAHSLGDHTDESAQSTSAADGAAKAEQRALLRVMSLSNEALCTSGDYENVLFASALGRALSSTYNWSRRCLIEPCQNGLAQVTVKCYSCLYADALATASFVKRDPVRVRYILEHYRHDYNRVTDYAAYTREGERLAHMYEIAHESPACRIERIAGSLPARVVVIGGGLAGCAAAIEAVSCGATVILLEKEPRLGGNSAKATSGINGWGTRTQAVNHVLDNCKFFERDTFLSGEGGHCDPGLVRTLSVKSAEAISWLESFGIPLTVLYQLGGASRRRCHRAPDQKDGTPVPVGFTIMRHLEDYIRTKLQGKVTILNEMEVVSLMHDVSAMPDGNREIHVHGVRYKSVTDASGTVMDLLADAVVLATGGFSNDRTTNSLLREYAPNVYGTPTTNGTFATGDGVKMARKLGATLVDMDKVQLHPTGLIDPKDPSNRTKYLGPEALRGSGGILLNKNGERFVNELDLRSVVSQAIIAQDNEYPDSGGSKFAYCVLSEEAATLFGKSSLTYYWKSQGLFTRVDDMKALAELIGCSVESLHRTLETYERQSTVKKVCPLTGKLVFPSVVGTKGPYYVAYVTPSIHYTMGGCFISPAAELLMEDQSVNIFEDMRPILGLFGAGEVTGGVHGGNRLGGNSLLECVVFGKIAGDRAATILQKEKYGLSKDKWVPVVVRESRASDQFGVGSRVLRFNLPGATQTSGLTVGEFIGIRGDWDGQQLIGYYSPINMPDDKGRISILARGDKGNLQEWISSMRPGDSVEMKACGGLRIELKPHQKQMVYRKTVIRKLGLIAGGSGVAPMLQIIKAALNRPYVDGIETIRLVYAAEDEHELTYRSLLKQYRADNPDKFDCGFVLNNPPEGWTEGVGYVDRATLQSLLPPPSKGLLVAICGPPVMQRSVVADLLALGYNAEMVRTVDEDGAL